In Levilactobacillus brevis, a single genomic region encodes these proteins:
- a CDS encoding ABC-F family ATP-binding cassette domain-containing protein: protein MILLQVQQVTRRFGASVLFENVSMDVPEHGRVALVGRNGAGKSTLLKMIAGETSPDVGQITTKRGLTMGYQAQNAGLSSTKTVWNEMLSVFAKLIAMEKRMHELEQQMSDPAVIADQEQFDQISANYDQLQQDFSDQNGYGYQAEIRGVLHGFEFGEDYYDKPINELSGGQRTQLALAKLLLERPDLLILDEPTNHLDVETLTWLEGYLQGYPGAILVVSHDRYFLDHVVNDVYDMAHGGLDHYPGNYSHYIADKAERLRLAWKEYDKQQAEISKLEDFVNKNIVRASTTKRAQARRKQLEKMDRMDRPEGDEKAARFSFRPKRQSGNVVLDVVNGAVGYDGQALAAPVNLDIKKHQAVAIVGPNGIGKSTLLKTILGRIPAIQGQIIFGTGVDTGYYDQDQATLHDKKSVLHELWDDHPTTPEGDIRSILGSFLFTGADVDKSVHSLSGGERARLLLTKLAMRHDNFLMLDEPTNHLDIDSREVLETALNEFDGTILFVSHDRYFINQVATQVVELSPEGTTRYLGNYDYYVSKKAEQDAYAAKEAAEAEEAHPTVVAPKQTQVDYQAQKDQAKAKRKLSRQVTALEEKMGELEKQKTAVETEMSQEENFNDAGKLADLQNQLTTVTTQLSETEDAWTEKSLELEDFAD from the coding sequence GTGATTCTTTTACAAGTTCAACAGGTCACGCGGCGTTTTGGCGCCAGTGTCCTCTTCGAAAATGTCAGTATGGATGTACCCGAGCACGGTCGCGTGGCCCTTGTCGGCCGTAACGGTGCCGGGAAATCTACCCTATTAAAAATGATCGCTGGCGAAACGTCGCCGGACGTCGGTCAGATTACCACCAAACGTGGACTGACCATGGGCTATCAAGCCCAGAATGCCGGTCTGTCCTCGACCAAGACCGTTTGGAACGAGATGCTTAGCGTCTTTGCCAAGCTCATCGCCATGGAAAAACGCATGCACGAGCTCGAACAACAGATGAGTGATCCCGCCGTTATCGCCGATCAGGAACAGTTTGATCAGATCAGCGCAAACTATGACCAATTGCAACAAGACTTCAGCGACCAAAACGGTTACGGCTATCAGGCCGAGATTCGTGGCGTCCTGCACGGTTTCGAATTTGGTGAAGACTACTACGATAAACCGATTAACGAGTTATCTGGTGGTCAACGCACCCAACTGGCCCTGGCCAAGCTCCTCTTGGAACGACCAGACCTGTTAATTTTGGACGAGCCGACCAACCACTTGGATGTGGAGACGTTAACCTGGTTAGAAGGCTACCTGCAAGGTTACCCCGGCGCCATCCTCGTGGTTTCCCATGACCGGTACTTTCTCGATCACGTGGTCAACGACGTCTACGATATGGCGCACGGCGGACTTGACCATTATCCCGGCAACTACTCACACTACATCGCGGATAAGGCTGAGCGCCTGCGGTTGGCTTGGAAGGAATACGACAAGCAACAGGCTGAGATCAGTAAGCTGGAAGACTTCGTCAACAAGAACATCGTCCGGGCATCCACGACCAAGCGGGCCCAGGCACGGCGGAAACAATTGGAAAAGATGGACCGCATGGATCGACCAGAAGGCGACGAGAAGGCCGCGCGCTTCAGCTTCCGGCCTAAACGTCAGAGTGGTAACGTGGTTCTCGACGTGGTCAACGGCGCCGTGGGTTATGACGGACAGGCACTGGCCGCACCGGTCAATTTGGACATCAAGAAGCACCAAGCCGTCGCCATTGTCGGCCCCAACGGGATTGGAAAATCCACCCTACTGAAGACCATCTTGGGGCGGATTCCCGCCATTCAAGGTCAGATTATCTTTGGAACCGGCGTAGATACCGGCTACTACGACCAGGATCAAGCCACGCTGCACGACAAGAAATCCGTCCTGCACGAGTTGTGGGACGACCATCCCACCACGCCCGAGGGCGATATTCGCTCAATTCTGGGTAGCTTTCTGTTTACCGGCGCCGACGTGGACAAGAGTGTCCATAGCCTAAGCGGGGGCGAGCGAGCCCGCTTGCTGCTGACCAAGCTTGCCATGCGTCACGACAACTTCCTCATGCTCGATGAACCGACGAACCACTTGGACATCGACAGTCGAGAGGTCTTGGAGACCGCGCTCAACGAATTCGACGGGACTATTCTCTTCGTTTCCCACGACCGATACTTCATCAACCAAGTTGCCACACAAGTCGTCGAGCTCAGTCCCGAGGGCACCACGCGGTACCTGGGGAATTACGACTACTACGTTTCCAAGAAGGCCGAACAAGATGCCTACGCGGCCAAGGAAGCCGCCGAAGCGGAGGAAGCCCACCCCACCGTTGTCGCCCCGAAGCAGACGCAAGTCGACTACCAAGCGCAAAAAGATCAGGCCAAGGCCAAACGAAAGCTTAGCCGGCAAGTCACGGCTCTCGAAGAAAAAATGGGCGAGTTAGAGAAACAAAAAACGGCCGTGGAAACCGAAATGAGCCAAGAAGAAAACTTCAACGATGCTGGCAAGCTGGCCGACCTTCAGAACCAGCTCACCACCGTTACCACGCAACTCAGCGAAACGGAAGACGCGTGGACCGAAAAGAGTCTGGAACTGGAAGATTTCGCGGATTAA
- a CDS encoding redox-sensing transcriptional repressor Rex, whose translation MTEQKIPRATAKRLPIYYRYLNILLDADKTRVSSTELSEAVKVDSATIRRDFSYFGALGKRGYGYDVESLIKFFKKILNQDRLTSVALIGVGNLGHALLNFNFHQDSNVRISAAFDVKQEIANTIQSGVPIYPMTDLRTQLEEQQIEVAILTVPSQVAQEVTDEAVSGGVKGILNFTPLRITVPKGVRVQNVDLTNELQTLIYFLEHYNNLS comes from the coding sequence TTGACAGAACAAAAAATCCCTCGGGCGACAGCCAAACGTTTGCCCATCTACTATCGCTATCTCAATATTTTGCTAGACGCTGATAAGACCCGAGTGTCTTCGACTGAATTGTCCGAAGCCGTTAAGGTCGATTCCGCAACAATTCGTCGAGACTTTTCGTATTTCGGTGCGCTCGGTAAGCGGGGATACGGTTATGACGTTGAAAGTTTAATCAAGTTCTTTAAGAAGATTTTGAATCAGGACCGCCTTACCAGTGTTGCCCTGATTGGGGTAGGAAATTTAGGCCATGCGCTGTTGAACTTTAATTTCCACCAGGACAGTAACGTCCGGATCAGTGCCGCCTTTGACGTGAAGCAAGAGATTGCCAACACGATTCAAAGCGGGGTGCCAATCTATCCGATGACGGATCTGCGGACCCAACTGGAAGAACAGCAGATTGAAGTGGCCATCTTGACGGTTCCCTCGCAAGTGGCCCAAGAGGTCACCGATGAAGCCGTATCTGGCGGGGTCAAAGGGATCTTGAACTTCACACCGCTACGTATCACGGTGCCCAAGGGTGTCCGGGTTCAAAATGTGGATTTGACCAACGAGCTACAAACGTTGATTTATTTCCTGGAACACTACAATAATTTAAGCTAA
- the groES gene encoding co-chaperone GroES, producing MLKPLGDRVILDQPEEEETTVGGIVLASNAQEKPQTANVVAVGDGRVLDNGEKVAPTVKVGDKVLFDKYAGTEVKYQDATYLVLHEKDLVAVID from the coding sequence GTGTTAAAACCATTAGGAGACCGCGTCATTTTGGATCAACCAGAAGAAGAAGAAACCACGGTTGGCGGCATTGTGCTCGCAAGTAACGCTCAAGAAAAGCCACAAACGGCAAATGTTGTTGCTGTCGGTGATGGCCGTGTGTTAGACAATGGCGAAAAGGTAGCCCCAACTGTTAAGGTTGGCGACAAGGTATTGTTTGATAAGTACGCTGGTACTGAAGTAAAGTACCAAGACGCCACTTACCTTGTTTTACACGAAAAGGATTTAGTCGCCGTTATCGACTAA
- the groL gene encoding chaperonin GroEL (60 kDa chaperone family; promotes refolding of misfolded polypeptides especially under stressful conditions; forms two stacked rings of heptamers to form a barrel-shaped 14mer; ends can be capped by GroES; misfolded proteins enter the barrel where they are refolded when GroES binds), which yields MAKELKFSEDARSKMLAGVDKLADTVKTTLGPKGRNVVLEQSYGNPTITNDGVTIAKSIELEDHFENMGAKLVSEVASKTNDIAGDGTTTATVLTQAIVNEGMKNVTAGANPVGIRRGIEKATKAAVDGLHKMSHDVKTKDDIAQIASISSASQETGKLIADAMEKVGNDGVITIEESRGVDTSLDVVEGMQFDRGYMSQYMVTDNDKMEANLDNPYILITDKKIANIQDILPLLQSVVEQSRSLLIIADDITGEALPTLVLNKMRGTFNVVAVKAPGFGDRRKATLQDIAVLTGGTVITDDLGLNLKDTTIDQLGQAQKVNVTKDNTTVVEGAGAKDQIANRVAEIKGQIEETTSDFDRDKLKERLAKLAGGVAVVRVGAATETELKERKYRIEDALNATRAAVEEGFVAGGGTALINVIKDVAAVKAEGDEQTGVNIVLRALEEPVRQIAENAGVEGSVVVEHLKGEKEGIGYNAADDQYEDMVKAGITDPTKVTRSALQNAASVSALLLTTEAVVADKPEDNPAPAAPANPAGMGGMM from the coding sequence ATGGCTAAAGAATTGAAATTTTCTGAAGACGCCCGCAGCAAGATGCTTGCCGGGGTTGATAAGTTAGCTGATACGGTAAAGACTACCCTTGGACCTAAAGGCCGCAACGTGGTTTTGGAACAAAGCTACGGTAACCCAACCATCACTAACGATGGGGTAACGATCGCCAAGTCCATCGAACTTGAAGATCACTTCGAAAACATGGGGGCTAAGTTAGTCTCCGAAGTTGCTTCCAAGACCAACGATATCGCTGGTGATGGGACCACCACGGCCACTGTTTTGACGCAAGCCATCGTTAACGAAGGCATGAAGAACGTCACGGCCGGTGCCAACCCTGTCGGCATTCGTCGCGGGATCGAAAAGGCTACGAAGGCCGCCGTTGATGGTTTACACAAGATGTCACATGACGTGAAGACCAAGGACGACATTGCCCAAATCGCTTCTATTTCATCAGCTAGCCAGGAAACTGGTAAGTTAATCGCTGACGCCATGGAAAAGGTTGGTAACGATGGGGTTATCACCATTGAAGAATCCCGTGGTGTTGATACTAGCTTGGACGTCGTTGAAGGGATGCAATTCGATCGTGGCTACATGTCACAATACATGGTTACCGACAACGATAAGATGGAAGCCAACTTGGACAACCCTTACATCTTGATTACCGACAAGAAGATTGCCAACATTCAAGACATCTTGCCATTGTTGCAATCTGTTGTTGAACAAAGCCGTTCACTGCTGATCATTGCTGATGACATTACCGGTGAAGCTTTACCTACGTTGGTTCTGAACAAGATGCGTGGGACCTTCAACGTGGTTGCTGTTAAGGCACCTGGCTTTGGTGACCGTCGGAAGGCAACCTTGCAAGATATCGCTGTTCTGACTGGTGGGACGGTCATCACTGATGACTTAGGTCTCAACTTGAAGGACACGACCATCGATCAATTAGGCCAAGCACAAAAGGTTAACGTTACTAAGGACAACACCACTGTGGTTGAAGGTGCTGGTGCTAAGGATCAAATCGCTAACCGGGTTGCTGAAATCAAGGGCCAAATCGAAGAAACGACTTCTGACTTCGACCGTGACAAGTTGAAGGAACGTCTGGCTAAGTTAGCCGGCGGGGTTGCCGTTGTTCGGGTTGGTGCCGCAACCGAAACTGAATTGAAAGAACGTAAGTACCGCATTGAAGATGCCTTAAACGCAACGCGTGCCGCTGTTGAAGAAGGCTTCGTTGCTGGTGGTGGGACTGCTTTGATCAACGTGATCAAGGACGTTGCCGCTGTCAAGGCTGAAGGCGACGAACAGACCGGGGTTAACATTGTGCTCCGTGCCCTGGAAGAACCTGTACGCCAAATCGCTGAAAATGCTGGTGTTGAAGGTTCCGTTGTCGTTGAACACCTCAAGGGTGAAAAGGAAGGCATCGGTTACAACGCTGCCGACGACCAATACGAAGACATGGTTAAGGCCGGGATTACCGACCCAACCAAGGTTACCCGTTCTGCTCTGCAAAACGCTGCCTCTGTTTCCGCATTGTTGTTGACGACTGAAGCCGTTGTGGCCGACAAGCCAGAAGACAACCCAGCTCCTGCAGCACCTGCTAACCCAGCAGGCATGGGCGGTATGATGTAA